The following proteins come from a genomic window of Panicum hallii strain FIL2 chromosome 8, PHallii_v3.1, whole genome shotgun sequence:
- the LOC112903617 gene encoding uncharacterized protein LOC112903617 — MASHSSVASNTSPSSDITPSSFGYLSSSVSSPISISSDPESSSEAAPKPNLMASYDALAPLHWDAEEWDFSIWSEDDASLTSDEDLQVLLEDALDEVEEDSWDSGFSSSVEDTEDLSTDEDSVAGGFLRGGSSTSAGSEDTSYDAGSSSDDDDDDSTSGGSSGNDGSSSSSPQSKRRKILGTHWW, encoded by the coding sequence ATGGCTTCTCATTCCTCCGTCGCCTCCAACACTTCACCGTCCTCCGACATTACCCCTTCCTCCTTCGGGTACCTCTCATCCTCCGTTTCTTCGCCCATATCGATCTCCTCCGACCCCGAAAGCTCCTCTGAAGCGGCGCCAAAGCCCAATCTGATGGCGTCGTACGATGccctcgctcctctgcattgggacgcagaggaatgggacttcagCATTTGGTCAGAAGACGATGCATCTCTGACCagcgatgaggacctccaggTCCTCCTCGAGGACGCCCTGGATGAAGTCGAGGAGGACTCCTGGGACAGCGGCTTCTCCTCCTCCGTAGAGGACACCGAAGATCTCTCCACCGACGAGGACTCGGTggcaggagggttcctgcgcgGAGGATCATCGACCTCGGCAGGCAGTGAAGACACCAGCTACGACGCTGGTTCGAGcagtgatgatgatgacgacgacagcaccagcggcggcagcagcggcaaCGACGGCAGCTCCAGCTCATCTCCCCAGTCTAAGCGTCGCAAGATCCTAGGGACCcactggtggtag